A part of Sinorhizobium chiapasense genomic DNA contains:
- a CDS encoding DUF5132 domain-containing protein, translated as MALRLVTGLIIGVAAGLLAPIIAPILRPLAKSAIKAGVITYDQAKVAVAELNASTDTAISEIRAEIEEERKAADGSSGSKAKS; from the coding sequence ATGGCGCTGCGTCTGGTCACGGGCTTGATAATCGGCGTCGCAGCGGGCCTGCTTGCGCCAATCATCGCTCCCATACTCAGACCCCTCGCCAAATCTGCGATCAAGGCCGGCGTGATAACCTACGATCAGGCAAAGGTGGCTGTCGCGGAACTCAACGCGAGCACCGATACGGCCATTTCCGAGATCAGAGCAGAAATAGAAGAAGAGCGCAAAGCTGCCGACGGATCATCCGGATCCAAAGCCAAATCCTGA
- a CDS encoding DUF445 domain-containing protein, whose product MSSDRSRSLDTLVAPPQGSTASVAEDALRRRLNRNRLLATSLLVFMGAVLLGTHLVTQPGFLVRLLRATAEAGIVGGLADWFAVTALFRHPLGIPIPHTAIIPSNQERIGQTLGRFLERHFLTEEVLLRKLRSAQAAQRLSDWLAAPATAPVLAEAVAAALPYVIRTLDNKDLQDFARRSVGEQVQQADIAPVMGRAVRIMTASGESDVLFERALGVASQWLEENREQIFQLVRERSRWWIPRTIDRKIANAIVTGSAELLNDLREPESDVRLKFREALNHLVDDLINSPAQREQINAFKNRILEHPEVKAWVAVVWRKSSRAMLEDLSQPDSKARMAVEKLCLLVGRALATDATMLKHIDAILERFTVYLISWRHEIGAFVAEVVRSWDTRTLVDRLELVVGSDLQYIRMNGTIVGAIAGCCIFLASQLLG is encoded by the coding sequence CTTCTGGCGACATCGCTCCTCGTTTTCATGGGGGCAGTCCTCCTCGGCACGCACCTCGTCACCCAGCCGGGCTTTCTCGTAAGGCTGCTGCGCGCAACCGCCGAGGCGGGCATTGTGGGCGGGCTTGCCGACTGGTTCGCCGTAACCGCACTCTTTCGCCACCCGCTCGGGATTCCGATTCCTCATACGGCGATCATACCCAGCAACCAGGAACGCATCGGTCAAACGCTCGGCCGCTTCCTTGAACGGCATTTTCTGACCGAGGAGGTGCTGCTGCGGAAGTTGCGGAGCGCCCAGGCGGCGCAGCGTCTTTCCGACTGGCTTGCCGCCCCGGCAACCGCGCCGGTCCTTGCGGAGGCCGTCGCGGCTGCGCTGCCCTATGTCATTCGCACGCTCGACAACAAGGACCTGCAGGACTTTGCGCGACGGAGCGTCGGCGAGCAGGTGCAACAGGCCGATATTGCACCCGTCATGGGCCGCGCCGTTCGTATAATGACGGCAAGCGGCGAGTCGGACGTGCTGTTCGAGCGAGCGCTCGGCGTTGCCTCCCAATGGCTGGAGGAGAACCGCGAGCAGATCTTCCAACTTGTCCGGGAACGCAGTCGCTGGTGGATTCCGCGGACCATCGACCGAAAGATCGCCAACGCGATCGTCACGGGCTCCGCCGAGCTTCTGAACGACCTGCGCGAACCCGAGAGTGATGTTCGGCTGAAGTTCCGCGAGGCGCTCAATCACCTGGTCGATGACCTGATCAATTCGCCGGCGCAGCGTGAGCAGATCAACGCCTTCAAGAACCGCATTCTGGAGCACCCGGAAGTCAAGGCATGGGTCGCCGTGGTATGGCGCAAGAGCTCACGTGCGATGCTCGAGGACCTGTCGCAGCCAGACTCGAAAGCGCGGATGGCAGTGGAGAAACTCTGCCTGCTGGTTGGCCGGGCGCTCGCGACCGACGCAACGATGCTGAAGCATATCGACGCAATTCTCGAGAGATTTACCGTCTATCTGATTTCGTGGCGCCATGAGATCGGTGCGTTTGTCGCGGAAGTGGTGAGGAGCTGGGACACGAGGACGCTGGTGGATCGCCTGGAACTCGTCGTTGGCAGCGATCTCCAATATATCCGCATGAACGGCACCATCGTCGGCGCTATCGCAGGGTGTTGCATCTTCCTGGCGTCTCAATTGCTCGGATGA